Proteins encoded by one window of Anopheles maculipalpis chromosome 2RL, idAnoMacuDA_375_x, whole genome shotgun sequence:
- the LOC126557895 gene encoding spindle assembly abnormal protein 6 homolog, with protein MHRASPFDNKFIDNHLRRCVKVLFPVVPLRVNFESVGVRKPEMFYTIVEQIDLQNLIQIRMTQVNDHSKMFISTIDNAAYEQIRTEQSLHVTFQGFVDHLIKILDNCKREELHLALVAESNCHMLQIFEKSSFKNLTHLFLTMENASSETVLFHINQSLQILQEQASAYASQAQKYQLEMNSKNDIIGRLKDEIVSLNGKIMEQENLIFNRNTEEVSRLHQTIKNLNESKDAEEKRLKSIMHSMQEKIDNLTKETYDRTERMVQETKRFETIREENIKLRAQNAQIKVELDRLQASIASQQSRESRSESTVAELKHQLGEIQSKLKIAQKQRSELEAELEAEKNICHTKKHALQLTTDELANASAVINNLNKENVKLQSKIDLRTEIAMRQEKLLLDKEKQLVELSNTVAAIQQEHMKNRSSNEEYAETIKRIKETTDLIEEKYRKKINDMILKLTNNQNVEKTSVLSMQGRYLRPQNRVE; from the exons ATGCATAGAGCATCACCGTTCGATAACAAATTTATTGATAACCATCTAAGACGATGCGTGAAAGTGCTATTCCCAGTTGTGCCATTACGGGTGAACTTCGAAAGTGTCGGCGTACGGAAACCCGAAATGTTTTACACAATAGTTGAGCAAATCGATCTCCAAAACCTCATT CAAATAAGAATGACTCAAGTAAACGATCATTCCAAAATGTTCATCAGTACCATTGATAACGCTGCCTACGAACAGATAAGGACAGAACAATCGTTGCATGTTACTTTCCAAGGATTTGTCGATCATCTCATCAAAATTCTTGATAACTGCAAGCGGGAAGAGCTACATCTAGCTCTGGTTGCGGAGAGCAACTGCCATATGctacaaatatttgaaaagagctcattcaaaaatttaaccCATCTGTTTCTCACAATGGAAAATGCGTCGTCCGAAACTGTCCTATTTCACATAAACCAGTCACTGCAAATACTTCAAGAGCAGGCATCGGCATATGCGTCCCAAGCTCAAAAGTATCAACTGGAGATGAACTCAAAAAACGACATTATCGGCAGACTAAAGGACGAAATTGTGTCcttaaatggaaaaattatgGAGCAAGAGAACTTGATATTCAACAGAAACACAGAAGAGGTGAGTCGTCTGCATCAAActataaaaaatctaaatgaaAGCAAAGATGCTGAAGAAAAGCGATTAAAATCTATAATGCACAGTATGCAAGAGAAAATAGACAATCTGACGAAGGAAACATATGATCGCACAGAACGCATGGTACAGGAAACGAAAAGATTCGAAACCATACGAGAAGAGAATATAAAGCTCCGGGCCCAAAACGCTCAAATAAAGGTAGAGTTGGATCGTTTGCAGGCTAGTATTGCGTCGCAACAGAGCCGTGAATCTAGATCAGAAAGTACTGTTGCGGAATTGAAACATCAACTGGGAGAAATCCAAAGCAAACTAAAGATTGCGCAAAAACAACGATCGGAATTGGAAGCCGAGCTAGAAGCGGAGAAAAATATATGCCACACTAAAAAACATGCATTACAACTTACGACCGATGAACTAGCAAATGCGTCTGCGGTTATCAATAATCTTAACAAGGAAAACGTTAAATTGCAGAGCAAAATAGATCTACGCACTGAAATTGCGATGCGTCAAGAAAAGTTGCTACTTGATAAAGAAAAGCAACTAGTAGAGCTGAGCAATACAGTTGCGGCTATACAGCAGGAACATATGAAAAACCGATCTTCCAACGAGGAATATGCTGAAACGATCAAACGTATCAAAGAAACAACCGATTTGATAGAGGAAAAATACCGAAAAA AAATCAATGACATGATCCTTAAATtgacaaacaatcaaaacgTTGAAAAAACATCCGTGCTAAGCATGCAAGGAAGATACTTACGCCCTCAAAATCGAGTAGAATAA
- the LOC126559654 gene encoding transmembrane protein 132E, with product MNKGYTMGRARISLISIIGILSIAFAVEVHFETPDSGFFLKHSPRQSALASVVSGATSTNGKSRSSNGDSLLSVDRFTVVQTSQPVSVRASYGPFSTKQTVPARYIVPDVLDSTNRDGNSSQNTTAALMDLQQQSNLHLDISAHVVRSSVARDSPVLRVLFHAGADPGGHLQRQKICVLLHASMGNRTPLKGKCMPEGEDGVCVAEVIIPSNWWPPLPPPERDGRVSSTPQKSPQRLVQVSYSVFEPPVRSPELCEPKVQIQPLTPFAKIPLSQSQLPYKELRADNTLTMMVPQIPLYPLSKIHVPVFLHPDNGQNVAVFIVRARVKAGMRILGAVASSDEWNVSVEKENTKHTVARVTAFRKDQDPDSPSGKVRFDDASSAESVVEVFSWLLEVSNDTKEYWDGGRVIWSVSYVHDGPKMKLDLSTESSQTGSAVLQEEGRKKIVAKLEIQKDDIQAVLPIAKNWELMNTAVLTGRQVSQAMKVFIVSQAGKMADVTLQSSCQTEDESVIKVSSSCSSVYVDGSEVRGSSNASIQVKYGTYSGLARFTVWMPEFPLEVSVADFRLSQIKGWKIPEDHSTTNGKPNRRKKRAYGNSGGWSHPSDDFINGISPERGVCRARYQQSPVEVYARFVAVDQDSGRVSYLISRRTGLRVTDLVQTLLRVADPKIASLRGRTLQGRAMGRTDVQVLSPINGRVIGAREVRVGSDKVTITRLMVKVVSGLQLSISGDGSIDNGYIAETSVTRRLTAQYQEGLLDIELEFSDGSRTPLRDISVDDYFLLVESLDTEVVAFAPMLASHHPRVIAVGEGNGELLRVTLLLSEECRIRRNMPVSKQGMKTSVGPLVSALASVQVDFSGSDTNTRSDTLQNDGAVGRDRNKLGKELNDLEDILIGIPLKDDNGHESAAVVHSSRQHHRGSVGGGGIISSNSGMVGVFSSNKSMVHGDVATLEIGMYIVLAAFCLAIAVFVVSCVVYASKYRPVMIDANGDASVRDGMGHSTVFDVGKGNESCATNAHDWVWLGRATVDRPNADNLETGASHKDSRMHIISNPMNSKYDDMGEHVVQINSFDNPNHIQLPSAVAVPFPNGRAGFVANEKTVTSINSCTYKTRDRHNRNINDDACFLPQRSTATTVVDRIEYRPPVPPHRNIGVTAHVSNKQQPIEAAPQLKASKRYHHRPPRNSGGIALSSSNCSSTNPAFDIQLQNVSGLQQRNINHTQQQINLALFNNGKSTHAKQYESVQPVPARRTNRSPHSFENMGFSIMSLSNTEENRDKNHPQHRPPKELHMAERLVEQPNGQQTAFKFDTINQHQKYHQPFLCAKSTVEGSINSDNRRSSDEGQHFQQQNNKPVGKPTSGVCNVVKTKHIEEDSQNHMSLSSDDDGGFAAKVEQSCRKSNIHMDSTSPVLDASTNAATKKPNKKPTVVGNPMFSTTPDSELGPGESLGLDDLDMDYEQIMHYFDNLKESNA from the exons ATGAACAAGGGGTACACCATGGGACGTGCAAGGATTAGCCTGATATCTATAATAG GTATTCTAAGTATAGCGTTTGCAGTTGAAGTCCACTTTGAAACGCCTGATAGtggatttttcctgaagcattCTCCACGACAAAGTGCGCTGGCATCAGTGGTATCGGGTGCAACATCTACGAATGGCAAGTCACGATCATCTAACGGAGATTCCTTGCTTTCGGTGGACCGATTCACGGTAGTACAAACTAGTCAACCCGTGTCTGTACGAGCTAGTTATGGGCCGTTTTCTACAAAGCAAACGGTACCCGCTCGGTACATCGTACCGGACGTTCTCGACAGCACAAATCGTGACGGAAACTCGTCGCAAAATACTACCGCAGCATTAATGGACTTGCAGCAGCAATCAAATCTTCATCTGGACATATCAGCCCACGTGGTCCGGAGCAGCGTGGCCCGCGATTCACCGGTGCTACGCGTTCTATTTCATGCGGGTGCCGACCCTGGTGGTCATTTACAGCGGCAAAAAATATGTGTGCTACTGCACGCTTCCATGGGTAACAGGACCCCTCTCAAAGGCAAATGTATGCCGGAAGGCGAAGATGGGGTATGCGTCGCGGAAGTAATTATACCATCCAACTGGTGGCCTCCGTTACCACCTCCAGAAAGAGATGGCCGTGTATCGAGTACTCCACAGAAAAGCCCTCAGAGATTAGTGCAAGTGTCTTATAGTGTGTTCGAACCGCCTGTTAGAAGTCCAGAACTTTGTGAGCCGAAAGTGCAGATTCAACCGCTAACGCCATTTGCGAAAATTCCCTTAAGTCAATCACAATTGCCATACAAAGAACTTCGCGCAGATAATACGCTTACAATGATGGTACCACAGATACCATTGTATCCGCTTTCAAAAATTCACGTTCCAGTTTTTCTACATCCTGACAACGGGCAAAATGTTGCAGTATTCATAGTAAG agctCGTGTAAAGGCTGGTATGCGTATTCTAGGCGCTGTAGCATCATCGGACGAATGGAATGTTTCagtagagaaagaaaacacaaagcaCACTGTGGCTCGTGTTACTGCTTTTCGTAAAGATCAGGATCCAGATAGCCCTTCCGGAAAAGTACGCTTTGATGATGCGTCTTCAGCTGAGAG TGTGGTGGAAGTTTTTTCATGGTTACTTGAAGTTTCTAATGACACCAAGGAATATTGGGATGGCGGAAGAGTAATTTGGTCCGTTAGCTATGTACATGATGGACCGAAAATGAAGCTGGATTTGTCCACAGAGTCATCACAGACCGGCAGCGCCGTACTACAAGAAGAAGGTCGAAAGAAGATAGTGGCAAAACTTGAAATACAGAAGGATGATATTCAAGCTGTTTTACCTATTGCAAAG aacTGGGAGCTTATGAATACGGCCGTTCTTACCGGAAGACAAGTGTCGCAGGCCATGAAAGTTTTTATAGTATCACAGGCGGGAAAGATGGCCGATGTCACACTCCAGAGTTCGTGTCAGACGGAGGATGAAAGTGTGATAAAG GTATCATCGTCATGCAGCTCCGTTTATGTGGATGGATCAGAAGTGAGAGGTTCGTCTAATGCTTCAATACAGGTTAAATATGGAACGTATTCCGGTCTAGCACGATTCACAGTATGGATGCCAGAGTTTCCCTTAGAGGTATCTGTTGCTGATTTTCGATTGTCGCAGATCAAAGGTTGGAAAATTCCTGAGGATCATAGCAC CACAAACGGCAAGCCAAATCGTCGCAAAAAGCGAGCATACGGTAACAGTGGTGGTTGGAGTCATCCCAGTGATGATTTTATAAATGGTATCTCTCCGGAAAGAGGCGTGTGCCGTGCCAGATATCAACAAAGTCCAGTAGAAGTATATGCAAGGTTCGTAGCAGTGGACCAAGATTCAGGGCGCGTTAGCTATTTAATTTCGCGCCGAACTGGTCTTCGAGTGACGGATTTGGTTCAAACTCTACTGCGAGTTGCAGACCCAAAAATTGCCAGTTTACGAGGACGAACTCTTCAAGGGCGTGCCATGGGGCGTACGGATGTGCAG GTTCTCTCTCCTATTAATGGAAGAGTAATAGGTGCTCGTGAAGTGCGTGTTGGTAGCGATAAAGTGACCATAACTCGTTTGATGGTAAAAGTTGTTTCTGGTTTGCAATTATCAATATCTGGCGATGGTTCCATTGATAACGGTTACATTGCCGAAACCTCTGTTACACGAAGGTTAACCGCACAGTACCAAGAAGGTCTACTTGACATTGAACTAGAATTTTCTGATGGATCCAGGACACCGCTTAG GGATATTTCGGTTGATGATTACTTCCTACTGGTCGAAAGTCTTGATACAGAAGTAGTTGCATTTGCACCAATGCTTGCCTCGCATCACCCACGAGTAATTGCGGTTGGAGAAGGTAACGGAGAGTTGCTACGAGTTACTTTACTACTGTCCGAGGAATGCCGTATTCGTCGCAATATGCCTGTCTCTAAACAG gGTATGAAGACGTCTGTTGGTCCGTTGGTTAGTGCGCTTGCGTCCGTGCAAGTTGATTTCAGTGGATCGGATACGAATACCAGATCCGATACATTGCAAAATGATGGTGCTGTAGGACGAGATCGAAACAAATTGGGGAAAGAATTGAATGATTTGGAAGACATTCTTATTGGTATCCCACTGAAGGATGATAACGGTCATGAATCAGCAGCTGTTGTACATTCTTCCAGACAACACCATCGCGGAAGTGTTGGCGGTGGCGGAATTATCAGCAGTAACAGTGGAATGGTTGGAGTTTTCTCTTCGAACAAAAGTATGGTGCATGGTGATGTAGCCACTCTTGAAATAGGCATGTACATAGTGCTAGCAGCCTTTTGTTTGGCCATCGCCGTGTTTGTGGTGTCATGTGTCGTGTACGCATCCAAGTATCGACCGGTTATGATTGATGCAAATGGTGATGCTAGTGTACGCGATGGCATGGGACATTCGACAGTATTTGATGTTGGAAAAGGTAATGAGTCGTGTGCAACTAATGCGCACGATTGGGTATGGTTAGGTCGAGCGACTGTTGATCGACCGAATGCGGATAACTTAGAAACGGGTGCAAGTCATAAAG ATTCACGGATGCACATAATCAGCAATCCGATGAATTCAAAGTACGACGATATGGGCGAACATGTCGTACAAATCAACAGTTTCGATAATCCCAACCATATTCAGCTACCGTCAGCTGTGGCTGTACCTTTTCCTAATGGCCGCGCGGGCTTCGTAGCAAATGAGAAAACGGTTACATCAATAAACTCCTGTACATATAAGACGCGGGATCGGCACAATCGAAATATAAA CGATGATGCGTGTTTTCTTCCACAACGCAGTACTGCAACGACGGTTGTAGATCGTATCGAATACCGTCCACCAGTACCACCACATCGTAATATAGGCGTAACTGCGCATGTTTCGAACAag CAACAGCCCATTGAGGCTGCTCCTCAGTTAAAAGCTTCGAAACGCTATCATCATCGTCCACCTAGAAACAGCGGTGGAATAGCGCTCAGTAGTAGCAATTGCTCAAGCACAAATCCTGCTTTCGATATACAATTGCAAAATGTTTCTGGCTTACAACAGCGAAATATTAATCATACTCagcaacaaataaatttagcCCTCTTCAACAACGGCAAATCTACGCATGCAAAACAATACGAATCGGTGCAACCTGTACCGGCAAGAAGAACAAACAGATCACCTCACTCGTTTGAAAACATGGGCTTCTCTATCATGTCACTGTCTAACACTGAAGAGAATAGAGACAAAAATCATCCACAGCATCGGCCTCCAAAAGAACTGCACATGGCTGAACGTTTAGTAGAGCAACCGAATGGTCAGCAGACGGCATTTAAATTTGACACTATTAATCAACaccaaaaatatcatcagCCATTCCTATGTGCTAAGTCAACGGTCGAGGGGTCTATAAATTCTGACAATAGAAGAAGTTCAGATGAAGGACAACATttccagcaacaaaacaacaaacctgtGGGCAAACCAACCAGTGGTGTTTGCAACGtcgtgaaaacaaaacacatcgaGGAAGATAGTCAAAACCATATGTCGCTCTCatccgatgatgatggaggttTTGCGGCAAAAGTGGAACAATCCTGTAGAAAAAGTAATATCCACATGGACAGTACTTCTCCAGTCCTTGATGCCTCCACGAAtgcagcaacgaaaaaacctAACAAAAAACCCACTGTGGTAGGTAATCCAATGTTTTCAACTACGCCTGACAGTGAATTGGGACCGGGCGAAAGTCTAGGATTAGATGACCTAGATATGGATTACGAACAAATTATGCATTACTTCGATAATCTGAAG GAATCGAATGCCTGA
- the LOC126559260 gene encoding zip homologous protein 2-like, translating to MLVFCERCHEQRTTGELEFYITTCGHMFCRKCSSISTKCPICAKPCRTTIINKDMPLNVKELFENQTKQANQLGKIGKIYQFQISKMDHFIEANWTVFKEYETRKQRIQKLKEMYEAYKKGIVDEQNLIIQLQQKQKEAIQKGRATEFEDNSKEDFFQNTTPKRF from the coding sequence ATGTTAGTATTTTGTGAACGGTGCCACGAACAACGAACAACAGGCGAGTTGGAGTTCTACATCACAACTTGCGGTCATATGTTCTGCCGGAAATGTTCATCGATATCCACGAAGTGTCCGATTTGTGCGAAACCATGTCGAACTACGATCATTAACAAGGACATGCCATTGAACGTAAAGGAGTTATTCGAGAACCAGACGAAGCAGGCTAACCAGCTTGGTAAAATAGGGAAGATCTACCAATTTCAAATCAGCAAGATGGATCACTTTATAGAAGCGAACTGGACCGTTTTCAAAGAGTACGAAACAAGAAAACAGCGGATTCAGAAGCTAAAGGAAATGTATgaagcatacaaaaaaggaatcgTCGACGAACAGAATCTGATCATTCAgttgcaacaaaaacaaaaggaagctATACAGAAAGGTAGAGCGACAGAATTTGAAGACAATTCGAAGGAAGATTTCTTTCAAAATACAACCCCAAAACGATTCTAG
- the LOC126559275 gene encoding coiled-coil domain-containing protein 12 has protein sequence MADVVGKLEEEALRRKNRLRELRGKRLHDEQQSTINDESTPVPKPVFRNYKPETEEFQEPTATDDHAGIVEKEVGTHLEMMQTPIVIEEIDIANLAPRKPDWDLKRDVSKKLEKLERRTQKAIAELIRERLKAGQEQDILQAVNIATSATTASVEQQNLSDD, from the exons ATGGCTGATGTGGTAGGGAAACTCGAAGAAGAAGCATTAAGGCGTAAAAATCGACTGCGGGAACTACGCGGGAAGCGACTTCATGATGAACAACAGAGCACCATCAATGATGAATCTACACCCGTGCCTAA ACCTGTCTTTCGGAACTACAAACCAGAAACGGAAGAATTTCAGGAACCAACAGCAACGGATGATCACGCAGGGATTGTCGAAAAGGAAGTTGGAACACATCTGGAAATGATGCAAACACCAATCGTCATTGAAGAGATAGATATTGCTAATCTTGCCCCCCGCAAACCTGATTGGGATCTGAAAAGAGATGTTTCTAAAAAGTTAGAAAAACTGGAACGTAGAACACAAAAAGCTATCGCCGAACTGATACGTGAGCGGCTAAAAGCCGGGCAGGAGCAGGATATACTACAAGCTGTAAATATTGCAACCTCTGCTACAACTGCTTCCGTGGAACAACAGAATCTTTCCGATGATTAA